Proteins encoded within one genomic window of uncultured Desulfobacter sp.:
- a CDS encoding EAL domain-containing protein: MPKRLSIQFKLFFIYSLVATVVFSCSFTIYYIHVKRHLEHQIKNALILSNHAITDLMETAVTVSIKIRLRTIAEKNLEIIEHIYKDFLNHRISEKEAKKQATALLLNQKIGQAGYIYVVDSAGEVKIHPNQDVKGQNFVKFGFIQTQIVQKNGYLEYWWKNPEDTEKRAKALHMTYFEPWDWIISASSYKADFSQLVSVEDFKDSVLAMDILGTGYSFVMDTQGNIIIHPKLTGNIMDYAIPENKKMIRKIIAQKKGMASYFWKNPEDSVVKEKLMVFDYIPDFDWIIASSTYPEKAFAPLSEMRRNFFVILAASIFVIALVSLAVSTTITRPLTSLIDRLNVNMSQDWQLQPLESLRKDEIGDLESSFNEFVSRLETYKRNLITENIIRKETEIKLQLFEKVFEHANEGITITDSDGEIQAVNQAFTDITGYSAQEAIGQNPRILKSNRHGHDFYESMWQSLTLKGHWSGEIWNRKKSGQAYPEFLSISDIQDKNGEVKNYVAVFHDISEMKTKEKQIEYMAYHDPLTGLPNRTLLKDRLEHAIIRARRGAKMLQLIFIDLDNFKNVNDTSGHAQGDELLKEAAERLDNVTRASDTVARLGGDEFVIMVTDVDNMMEIIRMVERIQGAFSAPFHIDGKSFHITCSIGISVFPEDGDDAETLVRHADLAMYHAKDKGRNKYYLFERKMAQKINQRIEMEMNMRTAIENDEFQVYFQPQVNIRTLKPVGLEALVRWIKPDGTVVSPGRFIPLAEESGLIIPIGRQVFKKAVEQTCRIRKKSQLDLMLSINVSARQMDDPSFEKMAAGIIQDTAYPTDRLKIEITESLLMRDINTTMIRLKNLAQLGISTAIDDFGTGYSSLAYLKQMPITTLKIDKSFIDDIVDDDNALALVETIVLMAHKLNMGIVAEGVEDEKQLEILNRLGNMDIQGYVFARPMPLGELEPWLAKHLPAHV, from the coding sequence ATGCCAAAACGTCTATCCATACAATTCAAGCTTTTTTTCATCTATTCGCTGGTGGCCACAGTTGTTTTTTCATGCAGTTTTACGATCTATTATATTCATGTGAAAAGACATCTTGAACATCAGATAAAGAACGCATTGATACTTTCCAACCACGCGATCACAGATCTGATGGAAACTGCCGTAACAGTTTCCATCAAAATTCGCCTGCGCACCATTGCCGAAAAAAATCTGGAGATTATTGAGCACATCTACAAGGATTTCCTGAATCATCGGATATCCGAAAAAGAGGCAAAAAAACAGGCCACAGCTCTGTTGCTGAATCAAAAAATCGGTCAGGCCGGATATATATATGTCGTCGACAGCGCAGGAGAGGTGAAAATTCACCCCAATCAAGATGTCAAAGGACAGAATTTTGTTAAGTTCGGGTTTATCCAGACACAGATAGTACAGAAAAACGGGTATCTTGAATACTGGTGGAAAAATCCGGAGGACACTGAAAAACGCGCCAAAGCACTGCACATGACCTATTTTGAGCCCTGGGATTGGATTATCTCTGCATCATCTTATAAAGCCGACTTTTCTCAGCTTGTCTCAGTGGAAGATTTTAAAGATAGCGTGCTGGCAATGGATATATTGGGAACCGGTTATAGTTTTGTCATGGACACCCAGGGCAATATCATCATTCATCCTAAACTAACCGGCAACATAATGGATTATGCAATACCCGAAAATAAAAAAATGATCCGGAAAATCATTGCACAGAAAAAGGGGATGGCAAGCTACTTCTGGAAGAATCCTGAAGATTCGGTTGTCAAAGAAAAATTGATGGTGTTTGACTACATACCGGATTTTGATTGGATTATTGCCTCTTCAACATATCCTGAAAAAGCCTTTGCCCCGCTTTCGGAAATGCGTCGGAATTTTTTTGTTATCCTGGCAGCGTCCATTTTTGTTATTGCGCTTGTCTCGCTGGCGGTCAGCACCACTATTACCCGGCCGCTGACCAGTCTGATCGATCGTTTAAACGTCAATATGAGCCAGGATTGGCAGCTACAGCCGCTGGAGAGCCTGCGAAAAGACGAAATTGGAGATCTTGAATCCAGTTTTAATGAGTTTGTCAGCCGGCTGGAAACGTATAAAAGAAATTTGATCACAGAAAATATCATCCGTAAAGAGACGGAGATCAAGCTTCAACTATTTGAAAAAGTATTTGAACATGCCAATGAGGGGATAACCATAACTGATTCTGACGGAGAGATCCAGGCCGTAAATCAGGCATTTACCGATATTACCGGCTACAGCGCGCAAGAAGCCATTGGACAAAATCCCAGGATTTTAAAATCGAATCGGCACGGTCATGACTTCTATGAATCCATGTGGCAGTCCCTGACGCTGAAAGGCCATTGGTCCGGGGAGATTTGGAATCGGAAAAAATCCGGGCAGGCATATCCGGAATTTTTAAGCATCAGCGACATCCAGGATAAAAATGGAGAGGTGAAAAATTACGTGGCCGTTTTTCATGATATTTCAGAAATGAAAACCAAAGAAAAGCAGATCGAATATATGGCCTACCATGATCCGCTTACAGGTCTTCCCAACCGGACCCTGCTCAAAGATCGGCTTGAACATGCCATAATCAGGGCCAGGCGAGGTGCGAAGATGCTTCAGTTGATTTTCATTGATCTTGATAATTTTAAAAACGTCAATGACACGTCAGGGCATGCCCAGGGAGACGAGTTGTTAAAAGAGGCAGCGGAAAGGTTAGATAACGTCACCCGGGCCAGTGATACCGTTGCCCGGCTCGGCGGAGATGAATTTGTCATCATGGTCACGGACGTTGACAATATGATGGAAATCATTCGCATGGTCGAACGGATTCAGGGCGCATTTTCAGCACCCTTTCATATTGACGGTAAGTCCTTCCACATCACCTGCAGTATCGGTATTTCCGTTTTTCCTGAAGATGGCGATGATGCGGAAACCCTTGTGCGCCATGCTGATCTTGCCATGTATCATGCTAAAGACAAAGGCCGGAACAAATATTATCTGTTTGAGCGGAAAATGGCCCAAAAGATTAATCAACGAATCGAGATGGAAATGAACATGCGTACGGCCATTGAAAACGATGAATTCCAGGTGTATTTTCAACCCCAGGTGAATATCAGGACGTTAAAGCCGGTGGGACTTGAGGCCCTGGTTCGTTGGATAAAACCCGATGGAACCGTAGTTTCTCCCGGCCGGTTTATCCCCCTGGCAGAAGAGTCCGGGCTGATCATTCCCATTGGCCGACAGGTTTTTAAAAAGGCGGTTGAGCAAACCTGCCGTATCAGGAAAAAAAGCCAACTGGATTTGATGCTGTCCATTAATGTTTCTGCCCGGCAGATGGATGATCCCTCATTTGAAAAAATGGCCGCAGGCATCATACAAGATACCGCATACCCCACAGACCGTCTGAAAATAGAGATCACCGAATCATTGTTAATGCGGGATATAAACACCACCATGATCCGGCTTAAAAATTTGGCTCAGTTAGGCATCTCAACGGCCATTGATGACTTTGGTACAGGATATTCTTCTTTGGCCTATCTTAAACAAATGCCCATCACCACCTTGAAGATCGACAAATCCTTTATCGACGATATTGTTGATGATGACAATGCCCTGGCCCTGGTTGAGACCATTGTCCTGATGGCCCATAAACTGAATATGGGTATTGTGGCTGAAGGTGTGGAAGACGAAAAACAGCTTGAGATTTTAAATCGGCTGGGCAACATGGATATTCAGGGCTATGTTTTTGCCCGGCCCATGCCCCTGGGCGAGCTTGAGCCCTGGCTGGCAAAACACCTACCGGCACATGTCTGA
- a CDS encoding transporter substrate-binding domain-containing protein yields MSKYGLDHNTGHNVGWVERSETQQLIGVGFRSSTQLTGNSYGLKYDQGPKYLVRLKLIIILMGIIYFFLSPCAEGAPVLRLATDPWPPYSLGQKGSALESGYAFEIGTEVSKRLHCTLKADLLPWKRVLACMKNGTYDITFPIQSKPSREAFIIFTHVILEDRVFVWHLKNRKDSLSGWKTIDDLKPYTIGIISGYTYRDKMDQAIENGFIKTEKANSAECNFKKLLGKRFDGFLESESVVMSFFQKYPEYRNQIIHAPQVVSKDVFRIGISKNSPFAQRVSEINRIIYEMKKDGTIDRILTMAE; encoded by the coding sequence ATGTCTAAATATGGGCTTGATCATAACACCGGCCACAACGTAGGTTGGGTTGAACGAAGTGAAACCCAACAACTTATCGGTGTTGGGTTTCGTTCCTCAACCCAACTTACCGGCAATTCGTATGGCCTAAAATATGACCAAGGCCCTAAATATTTGGTCAGACTTAAACTAATTATTATACTTATGGGCATTATTTATTTCTTCTTGTCTCCTTGTGCCGAAGGTGCCCCTGTGCTTAGGCTTGCCACAGATCCCTGGCCACCCTATTCCTTGGGACAAAAAGGAAGCGCGTTGGAAAGCGGGTATGCGTTCGAGATCGGCACAGAGGTGAGCAAGCGCCTCCATTGCACATTAAAGGCGGATCTTCTTCCATGGAAGCGGGTGCTGGCATGCATGAAAAACGGCACTTACGACATTACCTTTCCCATTCAAAGCAAGCCGTCAAGAGAAGCTTTCATAATTTTTACGCATGTCATTCTAGAAGACAGGGTTTTTGTATGGCATCTGAAAAATCGAAAGGACAGTCTATCCGGGTGGAAAACCATTGATGATCTCAAACCCTATACCATCGGTATTATTTCAGGCTATACCTACCGGGACAAGATGGACCAGGCAATTGAAAACGGCTTTATAAAAACGGAAAAAGCCAACTCGGCTGAATGCAACTTCAAAAAACTTTTAGGAAAACGGTTTGATGGATTTCTGGAAAGCGAATCCGTTGTAATGAGCTTTTTCCAAAAGTATCCTGAATACAGAAACCAGATCATTCATGCCCCCCAAGTTGTATCCAAGGATGTTTTCAGAATCGGAATCTCAAAAAACTCACCGTTTGCCCAGAGAGTTTCGGAAATCAACCGGATAATTTACGAAATGAAAAAGGATGGGACCATTGACCGAATTCTGACAATGGCAGAATAG
- a CDS encoding diguanylate cyclase, translating into MKRNDDLTNLKTLIELCSAIAYGNYDKADVDALFELTKEEKHPLIAQLSESIGLMLVKIEGREFALEMRIEELQKANEKIDEYSKTLALKVAERTKELQGKNKALTLEVQKRQKIQKALEMANEKLILISNQDGLTGLANRRRFDDYLSREWFAHKRIKKEFSLILCDVDHFKFYNDTYGHRKGDDCLKRIAQAIEGCMRRPRDMAARYGGEEFAAILPETGLYGALQMAENIRSQVETLYIPHESSKICDHVTISLGVAVVIPNPDLTEKDFVEMADISLYEAKEEGGRNCVRYRSNLN; encoded by the coding sequence ATGAAACGTAATGACGATCTGACCAATCTCAAAACACTTATTGAGTTGTGCAGCGCTATTGCCTATGGAAACTATGATAAAGCAGATGTGGATGCCCTGTTTGAATTGACCAAGGAAGAAAAACACCCCTTGATTGCCCAGTTAAGCGAGAGTATCGGTTTAATGCTGGTAAAAATCGAGGGCAGGGAGTTTGCTTTGGAAATGAGAATTGAAGAGTTGCAAAAAGCCAATGAGAAAATTGATGAATATTCCAAAACCCTTGCGTTAAAAGTTGCTGAGCGCACAAAGGAACTGCAGGGAAAAAATAAGGCGCTGACCCTTGAGGTTCAAAAGAGGCAGAAAATTCAAAAAGCCCTGGAGATGGCCAACGAAAAATTGATTCTGATTTCCAATCAAGATGGGCTAACAGGGCTTGCCAATCGAAGAAGGTTTGATGACTACTTGAGCCGGGAGTGGTTTGCCCATAAACGGATAAAAAAAGAATTTTCCCTGATTCTTTGCGATGTCGATCATTTTAAGTTTTATAATGATACGTATGGGCATCGGAAAGGAGATGATTGTCTTAAGCGCATTGCCCAGGCAATTGAGGGTTGCATGCGAAGGCCCAGAGATATGGCGGCCCGGTATGGCGGTGAAGAATTTGCAGCCATTCTACCGGAAACCGGACTATATGGTGCCTTGCAAATGGCAGAAAACATCCGTTCACAGGTTGAGACGCTTTATATCCCCCATGAATCTTCAAAAATTTGTGATCATGTCACCATCAGCCTTGGGGTTGCTGTTGTTATACCAAACCCGGATTTAACTGAAAAAGATTTTGTTGAAATGGCGGATATCAGTCTTTACGAGGCAAAGGAGGAGGGTGGCAGGAACTGTGTCAGATACAGGTCAAATCTGAATTGA
- the tesB gene encoding acyl-CoA thioesterase II, whose product MTDGVRQKVLAELLGLLSLEKIEEDIFRGQSQDLGYGAVFGGQVLGQALSAASRTVPDPLCAHSLHGYFLRAGDAACAIVYMVERTRDGHSFSTRRVKAVQKGRTIFSMSASFHKLEDGFEHQDPMPEVKGPEGVESDYDKILRYADKIPKDIAKKLLYPNPIELRAINPVNPFHPVPMPPDKYVWFRATGPLPDDAATHRYILAYASDFHLVPTALYPHGKTFWSPDMQVASLDHAIWFHRDFRMDDWLLHVIHSPNAAMGRGLNRGSIYTREGKLVASVAQEGLIRQLNKS is encoded by the coding sequence ATGACAGATGGCGTTAGACAAAAGGTACTTGCAGAACTTTTAGGGCTGCTCAGCCTGGAAAAAATTGAAGAAGACATTTTCCGGGGCCAAAGCCAGGATTTGGGATACGGCGCTGTATTCGGCGGCCAGGTTCTGGGCCAGGCGTTGTCTGCAGCGTCCCGTACAGTACCGGATCCTCTTTGTGCCCACAGCCTGCACGGCTATTTTCTTAGAGCCGGAGATGCCGCCTGCGCAATTGTTTATATGGTGGAGCGTACCCGGGACGGCCACTCGTTCAGCACCCGGCGAGTCAAGGCGGTACAAAAGGGCAGGACCATCTTTTCCATGTCAGCCTCATTTCACAAACTTGAAGACGGATTTGAACACCAGGACCCCATGCCCGAGGTTAAAGGTCCTGAGGGCGTGGAAAGTGATTACGATAAAATATTACGCTATGCAGACAAGATCCCCAAAGATATTGCAAAAAAACTATTGTACCCCAATCCCATTGAACTGCGGGCCATCAATCCGGTGAACCCATTTCATCCCGTTCCCATGCCGCCGGACAAATATGTCTGGTTCAGGGCCACAGGCCCATTACCTGACGACGCTGCAACCCACAGGTATATACTGGCCTATGCATCGGATTTTCACCTGGTCCCCACAGCCCTTTATCCCCATGGAAAGACCTTCTGGTCCCCGGATATGCAGGTGGCAAGCCTGGATCATGCCATCTGGTTCCACAGGGACTTCAGGATGGATGATTGGCTGCTCCACGTAATTCACAGCCCCAACGCCGCCATGGGCCGGGGACTTAACCGTGGTTCCATCTATACCCGGGAAGGCAAGCTTGTGGCCAGCGTAGCCCAGGAAGGGCTGATCAGACAATTGAATAAAAGCTGA
- a CDS encoding prolipoprotein diacylglyceryl transferase family protein, with protein MAAVFFVVGLGVLIGIVLSWGFKTLPKEKWQMVAAFPLEKTDHDQWRGMNLTWYGLLSANAYTFGVIMVVILAGSAGIPLSVLVLLTVLLLGVTIPASKVVARIVEKKKATLTIGGAVFAGVVTAPWIIMLVNATLGAIFKFHVPIAVIMAVLSIGYTFGESLGRLACLSFGCCYGKPLSQCSDRIRNLFERFNVVFTGETKKVSYASGLAGEALIPIQIITAVIYAVSGLAGTLLFLHGFAGAALVETLMVTQIWRVVSEFFRADFRGERKFSMYQIMALAAIVYTIVLLVFFPDPEVALSLDQGFKALWHPGMILFFQAVWIVSLLHSGRSSVTASKISFHVVKENI; from the coding sequence ATGGCAGCTGTTTTTTTTGTTGTTGGACTGGGGGTGTTGATCGGCATTGTACTGAGTTGGGGATTTAAAACGCTACCCAAAGAAAAGTGGCAGATGGTGGCGGCATTTCCTTTGGAGAAAACGGACCACGACCAGTGGCGGGGTATGAATCTGACCTGGTACGGGCTTTTGTCTGCCAATGCGTACACCTTTGGCGTGATTATGGTTGTGATTCTGGCTGGATCGGCCGGGATTCCCCTTTCTGTTTTAGTGCTGTTGACGGTTCTCTTGCTGGGTGTGACGATTCCGGCCTCTAAGGTTGTTGCCCGGATTGTTGAAAAGAAAAAAGCCACGCTGACTATCGGAGGTGCCGTGTTTGCCGGTGTGGTGACCGCTCCCTGGATCATCATGCTGGTAAATGCTACCTTGGGTGCGATTTTTAAATTTCATGTGCCCATTGCTGTGATAATGGCTGTTTTAAGCATTGGATATACCTTTGGGGAATCTTTAGGACGCCTTGCGTGTCTTAGTTTTGGCTGTTGTTATGGCAAGCCGTTAAGTCAGTGTTCCGACCGAATCCGCAACCTGTTTGAACGTTTTAATGTGGTCTTTACCGGGGAAACTAAAAAGGTGTCCTATGCGTCGGGGCTGGCTGGTGAAGCGTTGATTCCCATCCAGATCATTACGGCCGTGATTTATGCCGTATCCGGCCTTGCCGGCACCTTACTGTTCCTCCATGGCTTTGCCGGAGCCGCCCTTGTGGAGACTCTGATGGTGACCCAAATCTGGCGGGTAGTATCTGAATTTTTCCGGGCGGATTTCAGAGGGGAACGCAAATTTTCCATGTACCAGATCATGGCCCTGGCCGCCATTGTTTATACCATTGTGCTGCTGGTCTTTTTTCCAGACCCCGAGGTGGCCCTTTCCCTGGATCAAGGATTTAAGGCGCTGTGGCATCCGGGCATGATTCTTTTTTTTCAGGCTGTCTGGATTGTCTCCCTTCTTCATTCGGGCCGAAGTAGTGTTACTGCATCGAAGATTTCCTTTCATGTAGTCAAAGAGAATATCTAA
- a CDS encoding phosphatidylserine decarboxylase, producing the protein MKHQYIDRKTRQVKTENLKADPVISAIYSSIRENSFFLFRLMISARMSSLIGAVSYDLPFFTPPTDVPRFLADHGIDLSEVAGDPGKLDTLRKIFERKIRYEQLRPMPEDVSAVVSPADSRLLVGAFSKSSALFIKGKFFDFCELISPDKPQWLRAFDHGRFVVTRLTPDKYHYNHTPVAGTVIDLYEIDGHFHSCNPGAVVREVTPYSKNRRVVTIIDTDVPGGTRCGLVCMVEVVAMMIGKIVQCYSKKGYENPQAVEPGLFMEKGCPKSLYRPGSSTTIVIFQKQRVCFSKDLVENQMRTDVSSRFSEGFGRALVETEVTVRSGIGHACACAE; encoded by the coding sequence ATGAAACATCAATATATAGACCGTAAAACCCGGCAGGTGAAAACAGAGAATCTCAAGGCAGATCCCGTCATCAGCGCTATCTATTCCTCAATTCGTGAAAATTCTTTCTTTCTATTCCGTCTGATGATTTCAGCCCGGATGTCCAGTCTGATCGGGGCTGTGTCCTATGATCTGCCTTTTTTCACCCCGCCGACTGATGTGCCGCGCTTTTTGGCTGACCACGGCATTGATTTAAGCGAAGTGGCAGGAGATCCTGGAAAATTGGATACCCTGCGAAAGATTTTTGAGCGCAAGATCCGGTATGAACAGCTTCGCCCCATGCCGGAAGACGTTTCTGCCGTAGTCTCTCCGGCAGATTCCCGTCTTCTGGTGGGGGCCTTTTCAAAAAGTTCAGCCTTGTTTATCAAGGGCAAATTTTTTGATTTCTGTGAGCTTATCAGCCCGGATAAACCCCAATGGCTTAGGGCCTTTGACCATGGTCGTTTTGTTGTGACCCGGCTCACCCCGGATAAATATCATTATAACCATACGCCCGTGGCAGGCACGGTAATCGATCTTTATGAGATAGACGGCCATTTTCATTCCTGCAATCCTGGGGCCGTGGTCCGGGAGGTAACGCCTTACTCCAAAAACCGGCGGGTGGTCACCATCATTGATACGGATGTGCCCGGGGGGACCAGATGCGGACTTGTGTGCATGGTGGAAGTGGTGGCCATGATGATCGGTAAAATTGTTCAATGCTATAGTAAAAAGGGGTATGAGAATCCCCAGGCTGTGGAACCCGGACTTTTCATGGAAAAAGGGTGCCCCAAAAGCCTGTACCGTCCGGGGTCTTCCACAACTATTGTTATATTTCAAAAACAGCGCGTATGTTTTTCCAAGGATTTGGTGGAAAACCAGATGCGCACCGACGTGAGCAGCCGTTTCAGCGAAGGGTTTGGCAGGGCACTTGTGGAGACTGAAGTGACGGTTCGTTCAGGTATCGGGCATGCGTGTGCTTGTGCAGAATAG
- the arfB gene encoding alternative ribosome rescue aminoacyl-tRNA hydrolase ArfB encodes MNISDHISIPDTSIEFCPIRSRGPGGQNVNKVSSGVHIRFDIHASDLSDEIKAKLLSLNDKRITRQGIIVIKAMTSRSAAKNREDGLERLAELIRRAVRPVKKRKPTRPTRASKTRRLDSKTRRGKVKALRKKIDI; translated from the coding sequence TTGAACATATCCGATCATATATCCATACCGGATACCAGCATTGAATTTTGCCCCATCCGGTCCCGGGGACCCGGAGGGCAGAATGTAAACAAAGTCTCTTCAGGCGTTCATATCCGTTTTGATATTCATGCCTCGGATCTTTCGGATGAAATTAAGGCCAAGCTGTTGTCTCTCAACGACAAGCGTATTACCCGGCAGGGGATTATTGTGATCAAGGCCATGACCTCCAGAAGTGCGGCAAAAAACCGTGAGGACGGCTTGGAACGGCTTGCGGAATTGATCAGACGTGCTGTTCGGCCTGTAAAAAAAAGAAAGCCCACCCGGCCCACCCGGGCATCGAAAACCAGGCGCCTTGATTCAAAAACCAGGCGTGGCAAAGTTAAGGCATTAAGAAAAAAGATAGACATATAG
- a CDS encoding cytidylate kinase-like family protein — protein sequence MTQESKIKYSPGDYGKKRLSAADWAEMNIKNWSRTSEKSAKKQPKNGIFPCICFSRQIGVGALKIADLMAEQLPLRVVDREIIEFMAKEKDLTQKAVEYFDERYPGIMSELFTMLTSEKTYLKNDYARQLAKTVTTLAGMDSTIFVGRGAHLILPRENVLAVRFIAGKEYRISRLAGLLGISWEQAEGRIKTMDKEQKAFFKSVYQKDEASPDEFDLVINLRHLKDASQAVEIVACAFEQKFGTIA from the coding sequence ATGACACAAGAATCCAAAATAAAATATTCACCTGGTGATTATGGTAAGAAAAGACTGAGCGCGGCGGATTGGGCGGAAATGAATATCAAAAACTGGAGCCGGACATCTGAAAAAAGCGCTAAAAAACAGCCTAAAAACGGTATTTTCCCCTGCATCTGTTTCTCCCGGCAAATCGGAGTTGGTGCCCTTAAAATCGCCGATCTTATGGCCGAACAGCTACCGCTTAGGGTCGTTGACCGGGAAATTATAGAATTCATGGCCAAAGAAAAAGACCTGACCCAAAAAGCCGTTGAATATTTTGATGAACGCTACCCCGGCATCATGAGTGAATTGTTTACCATGCTCACCAGCGAAAAGACCTACTTAAAAAATGATTATGCCCGGCAGCTCGCAAAAACCGTAACCACCCTGGCAGGGATGGATTCCACAATCTTTGTGGGAAGGGGTGCTCACCTGATCTTACCCAGAGAAAACGTTTTGGCCGTCAGATTCATTGCCGGCAAGGAATACCGGATTTCAAGACTGGCAGGGTTGCTTGGGATATCCTGGGAACAGGCTGAAGGCCGCATAAAAACCATGGACAAGGAGCAAAAAGCCTTTTTTAAAAGTGTATACCAGAAAGACGAAGCCAGCCCCGATGAATTCGACCTGGTCATCAATTTAAGACACCTCAAGGATGCTTCCCAGGCTGTGGAAATTGTTGCCTGTGCCTTTGAACAGAAATTCGGCACTATCGCGTAA
- a CDS encoding Nramp family divalent metal transporter: protein MADLKENQNSSTGKGISFKRIVSTLGPAWIISAVAAGPGTTLSVAKAGGTYGYDFLWVIVLSVVLAFVCQYMAAKTALIGGQGIVSIVQDKWGSLPAWFVTLDALVVIWLCNVVLLKVLVAVTEYVTGLAVPWWGIVFTVAFYVLVAHGGYRIVEMVCKLIVSLLVVCFIGTLFIAKPDLGMAVKGLWPDFSHFGKAEILMMTAIMGGSIHVTILSMQTYTVHEKGWGVSDLGTARFDTALSLLGAFGLYCTAIYLTGACVLNPADIHVNTLFEMADAITPLLGPYAHGFFCIGIWCAVFSTIMPTFIAAAYVLGDKMNWDMQPKSGRYRLTILVGCLIALPGAFLTGRPVNLLLIMLALSFLGTPLFVGIFLWLLNDRNWATRHRNGLVLNIGGGCALLVTLVLGIKWVWGLSM, encoded by the coding sequence ATGGCAGATTTAAAGGAAAATCAGAATAGTTCAACCGGGAAAGGCATCTCTTTCAAACGAATTGTATCAACCCTGGGACCGGCCTGGATCATCAGTGCCGTTGCCGCAGGACCTGGAACCACCTTGAGTGTTGCCAAGGCCGGCGGAACCTATGGCTATGACTTTTTATGGGTGATTGTGCTCAGCGTGGTGCTGGCCTTTGTCTGTCAGTATATGGCGGCCAAGACCGCGCTTATCGGAGGGCAAGGGATTGTTTCCATTGTGCAGGATAAATGGGGCAGTCTGCCGGCCTGGTTTGTGACCCTGGATGCCCTTGTGGTTATCTGGCTTTGTAATGTGGTGCTTTTAAAAGTGCTGGTTGCCGTGACCGAATATGTGACCGGTCTTGCCGTGCCCTGGTGGGGCATTGTGTTCACCGTCGCATTTTATGTCCTGGTGGCCCACGGCGGCTATAGGATTGTTGAGATGGTGTGCAAGCTTATTGTTTCTTTGCTTGTGGTCTGTTTTATCGGCACCCTTTTTATTGCAAAGCCGGATCTTGGTATGGCCGTTAAAGGGCTTTGGCCCGATTTTTCCCATTTCGGAAAAGCCGAAATTTTGATGATGACGGCGATCATGGGCGGTTCCATTCATGTGACCATTTTGTCCATGCAGACCTATACCGTGCATGAAAAAGGGTGGGGCGTGTCGGATCTGGGAACAGCCCGTTTTGATACTGCCCTTTCTCTTCTTGGGGCATTCGGGCTTTACTGCACGGCCATTTACCTGACCGGAGCCTGTGTGCTTAATCCGGCAGATATCCATGTGAATACCCTTTTTGAAATGGCTGATGCCATTACGCCGCTTTTAGGACCCTATGCCCATGGGTTTTTCTGTATAGGCATCTGGTGTGCGGTGTTTTCAACGATTATGCCCACCTTTATTGCTGCAGCCTACGTGCTTGGGGATAAAATGAATTGGGATATGCAGCCTAAAAGCGGCCGGTATCGGCTGACGATTTTGGTCGGATGCCTCATTGCTCTTCCCGGTGCCTTTCTCACCGGCAGACCGGTGAATCTTTTATTGATCATGCTGGCCCTGTCATTTCTGGGAACGCCGCTTTTTGTGGGGATATTTTTATGGCTGCTCAATGACAGGAATTGGGCAACGCGGCACCGAAACGGTCTTGTATTGAACATTGGGGGCGGCTGTGCGCTGTTGGTTACTCTGGTTTTAGGGATCAAGTGGGTTTGGGGGCTTTCGATGTGA